The Nitrospirota bacterium genome contains a region encoding:
- a CDS encoding translation initiation factor IF-3: MSKDIRVNETIRVKQVRLVDADGIQIGIVPTSEALERAISKDLDLVEVAPNAQPPVCRIMDFGKYKYQLSKKHTAKRTGGIKEVKIRPHIDEHDLELKVRNIRRFLDDGNKAKVSMFFRGRERVRPDLGMKVFDKLILILTGKFNIEQSPKHEGNTITMVIAPK, translated from the coding sequence ATAAGTAAAGACATCAGGGTAAACGAGACTATCAGGGTAAAGCAGGTCAGACTTGTAGATGCAGACGGTATACAGATAGGCATCGTCCCAACCAGTGAGGCACTCGAAAGAGCCATCTCAAAGGACCTTGACCTCGTTGAAGTGGCACCGAATGCTCAGCCTCCTGTGTGCAGGATAATGGACTTTGGAAAATACAAATACCAGCTTAGCAAAAAGCACACGGCAAAAAGGACAGGAGGCATTAAAGAGGTAAAGATAAGGCCACATATAGATGAGCATGACCTCGAACTCAAGGTGAGAAACATAAGACGATTTCTCGATGACGGAAATAAGGCAAAGGTATCTATGTTCTTTAGAGGCAGAGAAAGGGTAAGACCCGATTTGGGGATGAAGGTATTTGACAAACTGATACTGATTCTTACAGGAAAATTCAACATAGAGCAATCGCCAAAACACGAAGGAAACACTATTACAATGGTCATTGCACCAAAATGA
- the thrS gene encoding threonine--tRNA ligase, which translates to MKDWRSEIKLEISKANSKKPLEVLRHSASHIMAHAVKKLFPQTILGIGPSTEEGFYYDFDIGERALTTEDIKEIEKKMQEIIKKNNPFIRKTMKRTDAIEFFKGINEVYKVELLEEIKEDTVSLYEEDGFIDLCRGPHIESTGKLTSFKLLNVAGAYWRGDEKRGIMLQRIYGTAFPSESELKDYLNFLEEVKRRDHRRLGKELDLFSMSDDIGPGLILWHPNGALIRKTIEDFWRQEHEKADYKLLYTPHIAKLNLWQKSGHWDFYRENMYSPMEIENIDYELKPMNCPFHIYIYKSSLRSYRDLPIRYAELGTVYRFERSGVLHGLLRVRGFTQDDAHIFCREDQIEDEVLGVLEFTLFMLRTFGFESYNIFLSTMPEKYVGTPESWQMATNALILSLKAKGLSYEIDPGEGVFYGPKIDIKVKDSLGRPWQCSTIQVDFNIPERFDITYRGRDGGQHRPIMIHRALMGSLERFFGILIEHYGGVFPLWLSPVQATVLTIAERHSEYANALALKLKGEGIRTEADTENEKIGYKIRKATIRKIPYLVIIGDKEVRDNLLSVRRRTGENIGTFTDDEFIKSLKEEIKARR; encoded by the coding sequence AAAAAGCTTTTTCCTCAGACAATACTCGGCATAGGTCCTTCGACAGAGGAAGGCTTCTACTATGACTTTGACATCGGCGAAAGAGCACTTACCACCGAAGACATTAAAGAGATAGAAAAAAAGATGCAGGAAATAATTAAAAAAAATAATCCCTTCATACGAAAGACAATGAAGAGGACCGATGCTATTGAATTCTTCAAAGGTATAAATGAGGTCTATAAGGTGGAACTGCTCGAGGAGATAAAGGAGGATACTGTCTCTCTCTATGAGGAGGATGGCTTTATTGACCTTTGTAGGGGTCCTCATATCGAAAGCACAGGGAAGTTGACTTCATTCAAGCTCCTCAATGTGGCAGGTGCCTACTGGCGGGGAGATGAAAAAAGAGGAATAATGCTTCAGAGAATCTACGGCACTGCATTTCCGAGCGAGAGCGAACTTAAAGACTACCTTAATTTCCTTGAAGAGGTTAAGAGGCGAGACCATAGGAGGCTCGGAAAAGAGCTTGACCTTTTCAGCATGTCCGATGACATCGGCCCAGGACTTATCCTATGGCACCCAAACGGTGCGCTCATAAGAAAGACCATCGAGGACTTCTGGAGGCAGGAGCACGAAAAAGCAGACTATAAGCTCCTTTACACGCCACATATCGCAAAACTCAATCTATGGCAAAAAAGCGGGCACTGGGACTTCTACAGAGAAAACATGTACTCCCCCATGGAGATTGAAAATATAGACTATGAGCTAAAGCCTATGAACTGTCCGTTTCATATTTACATATACAAAAGCTCTCTTCGAAGTTACCGCGACCTTCCGATAAGATATGCAGAGCTCGGCACTGTTTACAGGTTTGAACGCTCAGGCGTGCTACATGGGCTTCTGAGGGTAAGAGGCTTCACACAGGACGATGCACATATATTTTGTAGAGAAGACCAAATCGAGGATGAGGTCTTAGGTGTGCTGGAGTTTACTTTATTTATGTTGCGAACATTTGGCTTTGAAAGCTATAATATCTTTCTTTCTACGATGCCTGAAAAGTATGTAGGAACTCCTGAAAGCTGGCAGATGGCAACAAATGCCCTTATACTTTCGCTGAAGGCAAAGGGGCTTTCTTATGAGATAGACCCGGGAGAAGGAGTCTTCTATGGTCCGAAGATAGACATAAAGGTTAAGGACTCTTTGGGTAGACCATGGCAGTGTTCTACCATACAGGTGGACTTTAATATTCCTGAAAGGTTTGACATAACTTATAGGGGTAGAGATGGAGGACAGCACAGACCAATAATGATACACCGCGCCCTAATGGGCTCGCTCGAAAGGTTCTTTGGAATCCTCATAGAGCATTACGGAGGTGTATTTCCCCTTTGGCTTTCGCCTGTTCAGGCGACTGTCCTTACTATTGCAGAGAGGCATTCCGAGTATGCAAATGCACTCGCTCTGAAACTTAAAGGAGAAGGCATACGGACAGAGGCAGATACTGAAAACGAAAAAATAGGATATAAAATCAGGAAGGCTACTATCAGAAAAATCCCTTATCTGGTTATAATAGGGGATAAAGAGGTTAGGGACAACCTCCTTTCCGTAAGAAGGCGAACAGGTGAAAACATTGGCACTTTTACGGATGACGAATTCATAAAGTCCCTGAAGGAAGAAATAAAAGCCAGGAGGTGA